From Salvelinus sp. IW2-2015 linkage group LG18, ASM291031v2, whole genome shotgun sequence, a single genomic window includes:
- the LOC111977429 gene encoding cytochrome P450 26A1-like gives MSFYTLFVTCLCTLLLPLLLIVTAMKLWEMYVISGSDPTCQSPLPPGTMGLPFLGETLQMVLQRRKFLKIKRQKYGYIYKTHLFGSPTVRVMGSEHVKQILMSEHKLVAAQWPASVRLILGSHALSNAHGALHKSKKKAIMKAFSGEALKEYIPVIREEVRCAVHSWLQSDSCVLVYPEMKRLMFRIAMRILLGFEPEQTKTDELELVEAFKEMINNLFSLPIDVPFSGLYRGLRARNIIHSKIEQNIKNKLSNIDNNNNYKDALQLLIENGERNEERLSMEEIKESATELLFGGHETTASTATSLVMFLGLHAHVMRKMRHELQEKHLLGAQSEDKPLSIELLEQLKYTSCVIKETLRINPPVPGGFRVALKTFELNGYQIPKGWKVIYSICDTHDVLDTLMNKEEFQPERFLDKSPDDSSRFGYIPFGGGARTCVGKEFAKVVLKVFLVEVVTRCDWTLLNGPPTMKTGPTVYPVDNLPTKFSRYGDKCIQNN, from the exons ATGAGTTTCTACACGTTATTCGTAACATGTCTTTGCACTCTCCTGCTCCCACTCCTCCTGATCGTGACCGCGATGAAACTGTGGGAAATGTACGTCATTAGTGGAAGTGATCCAACCTGTCAGAGTCCTCTTCCTCCGGGTACCATGGGACTGCCCTTCCTTGGCGAGACGCTTCAGATGGTCCTACAG AGAAGAAAATTCCTAAAAATAAAACGGCAGAAATATGGATATATTTATAAGACGCATCTCTTTGGGAGTCCCACGGTGCGGGTAATGGGTTCAGAACATGTGAAACAGATTCTGATGTCCGAACACAAATTGGTCGCGGCTCAGTGGCCAGCATCAGTGCGACTCATTCTCGGGTCGCACGCCCTCTCCAATGCGCATGGCGCGCTCCACAAGAGCAAGAAAAAG GCGATCATGAAAGCCTTTTCTGGAGAAGCCCTGAAAGAGTATATTCCTGTGATCCGGGAGGAGGTGAGATGCGCAGTGCATAGCTGGCTGCAAAGCGACTCTTGTGTGCTAGTGTACCCAGAGATGAAGCGCCTCATGTTCCGCATCGCAATGAGGATCCTGCTTGGCTTCGAGCCCGAGCAAACAAAGACCGACGAGCTGGAATTAGTGGAAGCGTTCAAAGAAATGATAAATAACCTTTTCTCCCTACCAATCGATGTTCCTTTCAGCGGCTTGTACCGG GGTCTGAGAGCACGCAACATCATCCACTCAAAGATAGAGCAAAACATCAAAAATAAGCTGTCCAATATTGATAACAACAATAACTATAAAGATGCTCTGCAGTTATTGAttgagaatggagagaggaacGAGGAGCGACTAAGCATGGAG GAGATAAAAGAGTCTGCCACAGAATTGCTATTCGGTGGCCACGAGACGACAGCGAGCACTGCGACCTCTCTGGTGATGTTTCTCGGGCTGCATGCACATGTCATGCGTAAAATGCGCCATGAGCTTCAGGAGAAG CATTTGTTGGGAGCCCAATCTGAGGACAAACCACTGAGTATTGAGTTGTTGGAACAGTTGAAGTACACCAGCTGTGTCATCAAAGAAACTCTCCGTATAAACCCTCCTGTCCCTGGTGGCTTCCGTGTGGCACTGAAGACATTTGAGCTCAAT GGATACCAGATTCCCAAGGGTTGGAAAGTCATCTACAGCATCTGTGACACACACGATGTGCTGGATACACTTATGAACAAGGAGGAGTTTCAGCCAGAGAGGTTCTTGGACAAGTCACCAGATGACTCCTCCCGGTTCGGMTACATCCCATTTGGGGGTGGTGCGAGGACATGTGTGGGTAAAGAGTTTGCTAAAGTTGTACTAAAGGTGTTCCTGGTCGAGGTGGTCACCAGATGTGACTGGACTCTGTTAAACGGACCCCCGACAATGAAAACAGGCCCAACCGTTTATCCAGTGGACAATCTGCCCACAAAGTTCAGCAGATATGGTGACAAATGTATCCAGAACAACTGA
- the LOC111978601 gene encoding cytochrome P450 26B1-like produces MFLLELSHLSALLTALMSVLSALILLAVSRQLWTFRWTIMRDKECKFPLPNGSMGWPLVGETFHWLFQGSNFHISRREKHGNVFKTHLLGKPVIRVTGAENIRKILLGEHNLVCTQWPQSTRIILGPNTLVNSIGELHKKKRKILAKVFSRGALETYLPRLQDIVKSEIAKWCSEPGPVDVYVAAKSLTFRIAVRVLLGLKMEEKRIVYLSKIFEQLMNNLFSLPIDAPMSGLRKGIKAREILHTCMQKIIEEKMQKQQSEEYYDAFDYMLSSAKENGHELSMQELKETAVELIFAAHSTTASASTSLILQLLRHPAVVEKAQIELESEGLGYDAHSAQGCSGKENGLKCPLAVEQGEHRPLDAETTPLMNGSGTFHCAPDENEEAPCSRSHIPCLTMEKLSQLRYIDCVVKEVLRFLPPVSGGYRTVLQTFELDGYQIPKGWSVMYSIRDTHETAAVFQSPEIFDPDRFGSEREESKTGRFNYVPFGGGIRSCVGKELAQIILKTLAVEVIGTCKWTLATDTFPKMQTVPIVHPVNGLHVHFNYDSLLR; encoded by the exons ATGTTCCTTCTGGAGCTCAGTCACTTGTCAGCGCTGCTCACAGCGCTCATGTCTGTGCTCTCCGCCCTGATCCTGCTTGCCGTCTCCAGGCAACTGTGGACTTTCAGGTGGACCATTATGCGGGACAAGGAGTGCAAGTTCCCGCTACCCAATGGATCCATGGGCTGGCCGCTGGTGGGAGAAACTTTCCACTGGCTGTTTCAG GGATCCAACTTCCACATCTCCAGGAGAGAGAAGCATGGCAACGTTTTTAAAACTCACCTTTTAGGAAAGCCTGTTATCCGGGTAACTGGTGCAGAAAACATCCGTAAAATCTTGCTTGGAGAACACAACTTGGTCTGTACGCAGTGGCCCCAGAGCACCCGGATTATCCTGGGACCAAACACCCTGGTCAACTCTATCGGAGAGCTACACAAGAAGAAGAGAAAA ATCTTAGCAAAAGTGTTTAGCCGCGGGGCCTTGGAGACTTACCTACCCCGCTTGCAAGATATTGTCAAGTCTGAAATTGCAAAGTGGTGCTCGGAGCCTGGCCCAGTGGATGTTTACGTCGCAGCCAAATCTCTCACATTTCGCATTGCAGTCAGAGTCTTGTTGGGACTGAAGATGGAGGAAAAACGCATAGTATACCTGTCTAAGATCTTTGAGCAACTCATGAACAACCTCTTCTCATTACCAATTGACGCACCTATGAGTGGCCTCCGCAAA GGAATTAAAGCCAGGGAAATCCTTCATACGTGCATGCAGAAAATCATAGAGGAGAAAATGCAGAAACAACAGTCTGAGGAGTACTATGACGCTTTCGATTACATGTTGAGCAGTGCCAAGGAAAACGGACATGAACTGAGCATGCAGGAGTTGAAG GAAACCGCGGTGGAGTTAATATTTGCTGCTCACTCAACTACGGCCAGTGCTTCCACTTCGCTTATTCTTCAGCTCCTGCGGCACCCCGCTGTGGTGGAGAAAGCCCAGATAGAGCTGGAGTCAGAGGGTCTCGGCTACGACGCACACAGCGCCCAGGGCTGCTCCGGAAAAGAAAATGGTCTGAAATGTCCTCTTGCGGTCGAACAAGGGGAACATCGGCCTCTGGACGCAGAGACCACCCCCTTGATGAATGGGAGCGGGACTTTTCATTGCGCACCGGATGAAAACGAAGAGGCACCGTGTTCTCGGTCTCATATCCCTTGCTTAACTATGGAGAAACTGAGCCAGCTCCGTTACATTGACTGTGTCGTCAAGGAGGTGCTGCGGTTTCTCCCGCCYGTATCTGGAGGATACAGGACAGTGCTGCAAACATTCGAATTGGAC GGCTACCAGATCCCTAAAGGATGGAGTGTGATGTACAGCATCCGAGACACACATGAGACAGCTGCAGTGTTCCAGAGCCCTGAGATCTTCGACCCAGACCGCTTCGGTTCCGAGCGTGAAGAGAGCAAGACTGGGCGCTTTAATTACGTTCCATTTGGTGGCGGAATAAGGAGTTGTGTCGGAAAGGAACTTGCCCAAATTATATTAAAAACCCTGGCCGTTGAGGTGATTGGCACGTGCAAATGGACCCTCGCCACGGATACATTCCCCAAGATGCAGACGGTGCCAATAGTCCATCCCGTCAATGGACTGCATGTGCATTTCAATTACGATAGCCTACTCCGATAG